AACCTGATCACCATAACTTGTGCCGGCAGTATTGGTAGCATAGGCTTTTACATAGTAGGTTTGATTTGGCATTAGTCCGGTCATGGAAGCCGTAAATGCCCCTGTAGCCGAGGCTGCACTGTTATCCACTTTGTCGTCGGATATGGTGGGTGAACTGGTAGTATTCCAGCATACACCATGTGCTGTTGGATTGGGAATGCCAAGGTTGGTGATGTTGCCATTGCCGGTAGCTGTAGTGGTACCAATGTCAGAAACAGCTTGGGTGGTTACCGTTGGTGCAATGCCATTGGTAGTAAACGAAACTTCGCCTCCATAGCTTGTTACTGCCAAATTAGTGGCAAAAGCTCTCACATAGTAAGTCTGGTTTGCAGTTAGTCCAAACATATTTACCGTGAAAACGCCGGTGGCAGAGGCACCGCCATTGTTGGCAATGAAATCGGAAGTAGTGGGTGTTCCGGTAGTATTCCAGCATACTCCGTGAGCCGTAGGATTAGGAACACCAAGGTTGGTGATGTTGCCATTGCCGGTAGCTGTAGTGGTACCAATGTCAGAAACGGCCTGGGTGGTTACGATTGGTGCAATGCCATTGGTAGTAAACGAAACTTCGCCTCCATAGCTTGTTCCAGCCAAATTAGTGGCAAAAGCTCTCACATAGTAAGTCTGGTTTGCAGTTAGTCCAAGCATATTTGCCGTGAAAACGCCGGTGGCAGAGGCACCGCCATTGTTGGCAATGAAATCGGAAGTAGTGGGTGCTCCGGTAGTATTCCAGCATACTCCGTGAGCCGTAGGATTAGGAACACCAAGGTTGGTGATGTTGCCATTGCCGGTAGCTGTAGTGGTGCCAATGTCAGAAACGGCTTGGGTGGTTACCGTTGGTACCGCTAACCCTGTCCCCTGGATGCTGAAATTGTAGGGGTTTTCATCGCTGTCGTCGTTGGCTATAGAAACTGTTGCGGTACGTATTCCTGTTCCCGAAGGATCGAACTGAATAGTAAAAGTGGTAGTACCCGAGGTTGCTGCCACAGGGCTTGTTGGCTGGGCTGTTACTGTAAAATCGCTGGCATTTGTACCTGAGATGGTAACTTTTGAGCCGGTTAGGTAAAGTGGCCCTTTCCCTGTATTCTGAATGGTAAAGGAATGTGAAACAGTTCCAGATGAAGCTAAAACTGAACCAAAATCGGTATAGTCGGTAGTAATTGGTGTCGCATCTCCATTGGTAATTGAAACCCCATTCCCCTGAATATTCATTTCTGACGCATAATAGACTACAACCGGGTCTCCATGGAACGTGTGTCCGCTGATTGTCCCAAGCCCCCAACTGGATGGAGTAATTCCAATAGGTGCAGGGTCGTAGTTATACGATGGCGAAGCAAAACATACACCGTTATCGGGGTTCATATCCGTATCAATACACCAGTACCGGTTTTCAGGTGAAGGGTATAAGTAATTATAAATCCGATACGTTCCTGAAGTGTGTACCCATATAGCAAACCCATCGGTTATTCCTTGATAGGTATAATCGCCATTCACATTGGCATAGTCGGTTACGCCTGAAACGGTCAAACCTTTGGCATAAACCCCACCTCCTTTAATTGAGAAAGTGAACGGGTTTTCATCGCCATCGTTGTTGGCGATTGAAACAATTGCGGTTCTGCTCCCTTCGCCCGTTGGGGTAAAAGTAATTTGAAAGGTTGTACTGTT
The window above is part of the Lentimicrobiaceae bacterium genome. Proteins encoded here:
- a CDS encoding choice-of-anchor D domain-containing protein, whose translation is MKHACFTLITNQHGKELHNNECNRMKNMRGLFLKKWAGIVCFLLVMLLSSSAFAVDKLYVSGITGTYATANGEYSYNGDKYGYNSWIYINGPNTYYICHDTDGYWDFCTNINDPASSYIYTSQDQSTLSSPTGITNWCNNQFNDPPLQCSLPISVKSSQPEINVLGNGSSIADGSTTPTFSNYTKFGSVNYSSGTVTRTFTINNTGLTPLLITDVTITGTNATDFTITTSPASSVAASGSTTLAVRFDPSATGSRTAIITINNNDSDEGTYDFSIEGYGYTPSNLIAYNITTPSAANGIYTHQGVLNGQYEYWRHSSGSYYIYRKAPDGLNYKWIIDSDTDVSSYLFTDYGTNEYSPITNSWIASVGTGSPNVVSYVGNPEIVVYGNSTSISNNDATPSTADYTHFGTAEVGTSSISRTFTIQNAGGTNLQLTGSSPYITISGANASEFTVTSIPTTPISSGNSTTFQITFTPTGEGSRTAIVSIANNDGDENPFTFSIKGGGVYAKGLTVSGVTDYANVNGDYTYQGITDGFAIWVHTSGTYRIYNYLYPSPENRYWCIDTDMNPDNGVCFASPSYNYDPAPIGITPSSWGLGTISGHTFHGDPVVVYYASEMNIQGNGVSITNGDATPITTDYTDFGSVLASSGTVSHSFTIQNTGKGPLYLTGSKVTISGTNASDFTVTAQPTSPVAATSGTTTFTIQFDPSGTGIRTATVSIANDDSDENPYNFSIQGTGLAVPTVTTQAVSDIGTTTATGNGNITNLGVPNPTAHGVCWNTTGAPTTSDFIANNGGASATGVFTANMLGLTANQTYYVRAFATNLAGTSYGGEVSFTTNGIAPIVTTQAVSDIGTTTATGNGNITNLGVPNPTAHGVCWNTTGTPTTSDFIANNGGASATGVFTVNMFGLTANQTYYVRAFATNLAVTSYGGEVSFTTNGIAPTVTTQAVSDIGTTTATGNGNITNLGIPNPTAHGVCWNTTSSPTISDDKVDNSAASATGAFTASMTGLMPNQTYYVKAYATNTAGTSYGDQV